The nucleotide sequence TGGTTTGGAGAAAAAGCGGTACCGCAATTAGAAGAATGTGCAGCGGATTGTTAACGATGAGTTCCCCTTTGAAGGCAAACAGAAGCACCAAGGTGATGAGGAGTGCTGAAATAGCCACCGGATCGAGATACTTGAGAAACCGTTGCTCGAACCACTCTCGTCCCTTATATTTGATAATCCAATAGCGGCTTAACGTTCCTGCAATCAAAGGTAGCCCGACATAAATTAAGACTGACAGCACAATCGTTTGCCAGGGTACTGTTAAATCGTTGGCTGCCAATAGCCACCGACCCAGAGGAGCGTAAAGCGCCAGCATGGCCAGCGAGTTGAGCGCCACCATCACCAGGGTGTGCCCCTGATTGCCGTAAGAAAGATAGCCCCACATCAGAACCATTGCCGTGCAAGGAGCAATCCCCAGCAGAATAGCCCCAGCAATGTAAGAATTCGCCAGAGCGATTTCAGTACCGCCGATCGTCTCTGTTCCGGTAATGAAGGCACGAAATAGCCAGCCCAGAAAAAACTGAGCCAGCACCAACATGGTAAATGGTTTGATGACCCAATTCACCACCAGAGTGAGCGTAACGGGTTTAGGGGTACGAACGGCTTTGTCGACCTGGGTAAAGTCGATCTTCACCATGATGGGATACATCATAAAGAACAAGCAGATGGCAATGGGGATCGACACTTGGCTGACGCTCATGGCATCGAGGGCGATCGCCACGTTGGGGAACAGTCTTCCCAATGCAATTCCAGCCAAAATGCACAGCACAACCCAAAGGGTGAGATACCGCTGGAAAACGTTCAATCGTTGGGGAGCTGGTTCTGCGATCGGGACAACAGCTTCTTGGAGATTTTCAATACTCATCGGCAATCACGACTTATCCGTTGAAATGGCTTTGGGACAGCTAGTTGAGGGATTCCTGTCGGCGCAATCGTTCGTCAAACGCGATCGGACTGGGCGGCCCTTGCCAATACTGTGCCAACAAACATTAAATCAAATAGAATTGATTGGTCAAGCCTAGAAAACTTAATTTAACCTGGCGATCGCGCACCCGCTGGTCTTCCCTGAGGTGTCTTTGAGGCAGGGTCGGCAAGTTTGCCAAACTGCGTTTGATGGTGCTGCTGCCCTCACCCCCGGCCCCTCTCCCTGGGGAGAGGGGAGAAACTTTTGCATTCTCTAAGATCTCCAGTCAATCAAATTTGGTTGATTTATTGGCAAGAGATTGGGGATGGCCGGTCTGGGAGTTGTGTTACTGACTCAGACCTCTGGCTCAACTGCTTCCTGCAACCTCATGACTCCCGTCCTACCCTTTTTTCTGCTGTACCCATTGCTCTCGGAATATTCAGCTCAATGGGGTGGGCATGTAGAAAAATCTCGTGCAGATCTGCATGTCAATCAGCCTAGAACGGGTTGGGATGCGGCACGGGTCGTGGGAACGCTGCGGGCTGACCTGAAGAGGATGCAGGAAACGCAGGGATTGCGGCCCGATCCGATCTTTTTTACGGGCGATGCGGCTTACGGACATATCAGCAACGAACGCGGCAAGGCGATCGCCTTGCTTTCCTGACCTCCCTGCCCAACCATCTCAATCGCCTCCTCCACCAGCTTTTCCAAATAAAGCTTGGCATCATCGCCATCCTCGCCGGGGATAGTAACCCTGCCCGGATAAAGGGGACAGCGAAAGACCAGCAAGGATTTGCGGTTATTTCTCCCCTCTCCCTGGGGAGAGGGGCCGGGGGTGAGGGCAATGCAGAGCCATCCAACTCAGGTTGAATAAGTTATTAAACCCTCATTCCCAAGCATTCAGACAAACAGTCTACCGTCTCCCGATCGGAGACTCTTCCCAACCCCTCAAACAAACAACTTCCCCACTAAATACCGATAGTCAGGCAACAGCGAAGACGTAAGCTCATCATCAGCCAAAAGAGTCGCCTGCAAAACCAAAACCGCCTGCTCCCGACGATAAACCTCCACCTGCTGCCCCCGCCAATCCACCAGCCAATATTCCCGCACCCCCCGCTTGGAATAGAGCTTGAGCTTAACCTCGCGATCGCGCTGCTCGTTAGCAACCCCCGCCGACAAAACCTCAACCACCAAATCCGGCGCACCCGCGAAATGCCCCGACCCATCCTCCAACTGTTCAAATCGCCCCCGATCGATCCAAACCACATCGGGAATCACACTATCCCAAGACCCAAAAATCACCCCAGGCCCAACCACCACACGCCCAGCCCCCGTTGACTGAGACCACAGATCCAAAGAACTCGCCACCCGCAGACAAGCAGTCTGATGTCGCCAATGAGGTGCGCGCGTCACATACAACTCCCCCTCAATAATTTCGTAGCGATCGCCGTTATCCGGCATCACCTCTAAATCCGCCGTCGTCCAGCGCAAATCCCGTCCCGCCGTCTGAGCCATCAGGCAAGCCCCCGCA is from Synechococcus sp. PCC 7336 and encodes:
- the arsB gene encoding ACR3 family arsenite efflux transporter — its product is MSIENLQEAVVPIAEPAPQRLNVFQRYLTLWVVLCILAGIALGRLFPNVAIALDAMSVSQVSIPIAICLFFMMYPIMVKIDFTQVDKAVRTPKPVTLTLVVNWVIKPFTMLVLAQFFLGWLFRAFITGTETIGGTEIALANSYIAGAILLGIAPCTAMVLMWGYLSYGNQGHTLVMVALNSLAMLALYAPLGRWLLAANDLTVPWQTIVLSVLIYVGLPLIAGTLSRYWIIKYKGREWFEQRFLKYLDPVAISALLITLVLLFAFKGELIVNNPLHILLIAVPLFLQTNFIFWMTYAAALRLKLSYEDAAPAALIGASNHFEVAIATAVTLFGLNSGAALATVVGVLIEVPLMLMLVEICKRTAGWFPREPDKATLLDPRCARTLG
- a CDS encoding Uma2 family endonuclease gives rise to the protein MAQTAGRDLRWTTADLEVMPDNGDRYEIIEGELYVTRAPHWRHQTACLRVASSLDLWSQSTGAGRVVVGPGVIFGSWDSVIPDVVWIDRGRFEQLEDGSGHFAGAPDLVVEVLSAGVANEQRDREVKLKLYSKRGVREYWLVDWRGQQVEVYRREQAVLVLQATLLADDELTSSLLPDYRYLVGKLFV